One Halosegnis longus DNA window includes the following coding sequences:
- a CDS encoding OBG GTPase family GTP-binding protein, which translates to MGLEDEIEAIEDEIAETPYNKSTEAHIGRLKAKLAEKKEKLEQQSGSGGGGGYAVEKTGDATVALVGFPSVGKSTLLNALTNAESEVGSYEFTTLDVNPGMLQYRGANIQLMDVPGLIEGAAHGRGGGQEVLSVVRTADLVLFVLSVFEIDQYDRLAEELYNNKIRLDTDPPSISVTKRHTGGLKVTTAKGVDLDEATIKEVCREYGYVNADITIQQNLDIDELVDALMDNRVYLPSAVAVNKADLIEPDYLDTVNADLRERGIDPDDAVFISAEEEKGLDALKEKIFDSLGLIRIYMDKPGRGVDYDEPLVITEEENTVEDVLDKLGGDFDERFRFGRVSGESAKHDEQQVGRTHELADEDVLRIVARK; encoded by the coding sequence ATGGGGCTCGAAGACGAAATCGAGGCGATTGAAGACGAAATCGCGGAGACGCCCTACAACAAATCGACCGAGGCACACATCGGTCGGCTGAAGGCCAAACTCGCGGAGAAGAAGGAGAAGCTCGAACAGCAGTCCGGCTCCGGCGGCGGCGGTGGCTACGCCGTCGAGAAGACCGGCGACGCCACGGTCGCCCTCGTCGGATTCCCTTCCGTCGGGAAGTCGACCCTGCTGAACGCGCTCACCAACGCCGAGAGCGAAGTCGGCTCCTACGAGTTCACGACCCTCGACGTGAACCCCGGCATGTTGCAGTACCGCGGCGCGAACATCCAGCTGATGGACGTGCCCGGCCTCATCGAAGGCGCAGCACACGGGCGCGGTGGCGGCCAGGAGGTCCTGTCGGTCGTCCGGACCGCGGACCTCGTATTGTTCGTCCTCTCGGTGTTCGAAATCGACCAGTACGACCGGCTCGCCGAGGAGCTGTACAACAACAAGATTCGACTCGACACGGACCCGCCGAGCATCTCGGTGACGAAACGCCACACGGGCGGGCTGAAGGTGACGACCGCCAAGGGCGTGGACCTCGACGAGGCGACCATCAAGGAAGTGTGTCGCGAGTACGGCTACGTCAACGCCGATATCACTATCCAGCAGAATCTCGACATCGACGAGCTGGTCGACGCGCTGATGGACAACCGCGTCTATCTGCCGTCCGCGGTCGCCGTCAACAAGGCCGACCTCATCGAGCCCGATTACCTCGACACCGTCAACGCCGACCTCCGCGAGCGCGGTATCGACCCCGACGACGCCGTCTTCATCTCCGCCGAGGAAGAGAAGGGACTCGACGCGCTCAAGGAGAAGATATTCGACTCGCTGGGCCTGATTCGCATCTACATGGACAAGCCGGGCCGCGGCGTCGACTACGACGAGCCGCTCGTCATCACCGAAGAGGAAAACACCGTTGAGGACGTGCTCGACAAGCTCGGTGGCGACTTCGACGAGCGGTTCCGGTTCGGCCGCGTCAGCGGCGAGAGCGCCAAACACGACGAACAACAGGTGGGCCGAACCCACGAACTCGCCGACGAGGACGTGCTCCGAATCGTCGCTCGCAAGTGA
- a CDS encoding TIGR04206 family protein, producing MLPGTPRRRFLAILALAFVPWTVLVIDRGATVLNGLFPLFVLDYNPGLAQTLRAIPTWRFFLSGGGIPRNPELWPASILLYLLALASAGVRAAFDRGDPRFTGGTLLLAGLTGVGVAFSFSHRLRYTPLPVGSLLACALAWWYYWPAFRAQQE from the coding sequence ATGTTGCCCGGCACGCCACGCCGCCGATTCCTCGCGATTCTCGCGCTCGCGTTCGTCCCGTGGACCGTCCTCGTCATCGACCGCGGGGCGACGGTGCTCAACGGACTGTTTCCCCTCTTCGTCCTCGATTACAACCCCGGCTTAGCCCAGACGCTCCGGGCGATTCCGACGTGGCGATTCTTCCTCTCCGGCGGTGGAATCCCGCGCAATCCAGAGTTGTGGCCCGCGAGCATCCTCCTGTATCTTCTTGCGCTCGCGAGCGCGGGCGTCCGCGCGGCCTTCGACCGCGGCGACCCGCGATTCACCGGCGGTACGCTCTTGTTGGCCGGTCTCACCGGTGTCGGCGTCGCCTTCAGCTTCTCGCACCGACTCCGGTACACGCCGCTCCCTGTCGGGTCGCTCCTCGCGTGCGCGCTCGCGTGGTGGTACTACTGGCCCGCCTTCCGAGCACAACAGGAGTAG
- a CDS encoding VOC family protein, whose translation MDAPLDHVMMRVADLETSLDWYQTHLNYEEKGRWEADTFTNVYLGPEDAHDAGAVLELTSNHDSEPDELGDGWGHIAVRVPEDELQQRYDELMDEGVEDYRDPESCGNRYAFVKDPDGHEIEIVKRDFGPLYSLDHTMIRVEDATRAIGYWSRVFEYELSGRWEADTFANYFMRPSDAPQEAMSVELTYNYDGRTYTLGDAWGHLAVQVDDLAGAWDELTTRESAPDRSPEECDNLYAFTADDEGHQIELLEEHVTN comes from the coding sequence ATGGACGCACCACTCGACCACGTGATGATGCGCGTCGCCGACCTGGAAACCTCCCTCGACTGGTACCAGACCCACCTCAACTACGAGGAGAAGGGTCGCTGGGAGGCCGACACCTTCACCAACGTCTATCTCGGTCCCGAGGACGCCCACGACGCCGGTGCCGTGCTCGAACTCACCTCGAACCACGACTCCGAACCCGACGAGCTGGGCGACGGCTGGGGCCACATCGCCGTCCGCGTCCCCGAGGACGAACTCCAGCAGCGCTACGACGAACTCATGGACGAGGGCGTCGAGGACTACCGCGACCCCGAGTCCTGCGGGAATCGCTACGCGTTCGTGAAGGACCCCGACGGTCACGAGATCGAAATCGTCAAGCGCGACTTCGGCCCGCTGTACTCGCTCGACCACACGATGATTCGCGTCGAGGACGCGACCCGCGCTATCGGCTACTGGAGCCGCGTCTTCGAGTACGAACTGTCGGGCCGCTGGGAGGCCGACACCTTCGCGAACTACTTCATGCGGCCGTCGGACGCACCGCAGGAGGCGATGAGCGTCGAGCTAACCTACAACTACGACGGGCGCACGTACACGCTCGGCGACGCGTGGGGCCACCTCGCCGTGCAGGTCGACGACCTCGCGGGCGCATGGGACGAACTCACGACCCGCGAATCGGCTCCCGACCGCTCGCCCGAGGAGTGTGACAACCTCTACGCATTCACCGCCGACGACGAAGGTCACCAGATCGAACTGCTCGAAGAGCACGTCACGAACTGA